The Bubalus bubalis isolate 160015118507 breed Murrah chromosome 21, NDDB_SH_1, whole genome shotgun sequence genome segment CCTCTGGCTTGATCTGAGCCAGGCTGGGGTTTCCCAAAGACAACCTCTACATTGTGCAGAGAAGTGGGGAGTGGGACAGCTGAACCAGACCCTATCCTGTCTGCAGCTCAGAGCCCGGCAATGCCGTTTGGGTGTGTGACTCTGGGCGACAAGAAGAACTATAACCAGCCATCGGAGGTGACTGACAGATATGATTTGGGACAGGTCATCAAGACGTGAGTGCCGGGTCTGTTGGGCCAGGGTGGGCGGGCCAGGGCTGGGGAAAGAGGAGTGGAGTACAGCCCATGCTGAGGCCAGGGCTGAGTGGAGTGCCTGCTGGCTGCAGTGAGGAGTTCTGTGAGATCTTCCGGGCCAAGGACAAGACAACAGGCAAGCTGCACACCTGCAAGAAGTTCCAGAAGCGGGATGGCCGCAAGGTGCGGAAGGCAGCAAAGAACGAGATAGGCATCCTCAAGATGTGAGTGTGAGGCCCTGGCGTGgcgacgggggggggggggggggggggggggggggggaggaagcAGGGCAGGGCTTCGAGGGCCAGGGACCTCAAGCAGTACCAGCCTCCGGCCAGTGAGTGTGCTGTGGCCCACAGTGGCCACCAAAGCCTCTCTGAGGGGCTTCTCCCAGCTCTAGGGCTTGGCTCTTCTCTCTGCCGCCAGGGTGAAGCATCCGAACATCCTGCAGTTGGTGGATGTGTTTGTGACTCGCAAGGAGTACTTTATCTTCCTGGAGCTGTGAGTGTGGGTCTGGGGTTCCAGGAGTCCTTAGTCCTCCCAGGTCTATACCTGCTCTGCCCTCTGCAGCCAGGGCAAGCCCCACTTCTGTACCCCTGGGGTCTCAGGCCCATGTGCCTTGCCCAGCCAGCTGCCTGGTGTCGGTAGCCTGCCCATGtactcctgccccacccccgatCCTGCCCACGCCAGGCTCAGGGGCTGGTGTCCCTCAGGGCCACGGGGAGGGAGGTGTTTGACTGGATCCTGGACCAGGGCTACTACTCGGAGCGAGACACGAGCAACGTGGTGCGGCAGGTCCTGGAGGCAGTGGCCTACCTGCACTCACTCAAGATCGTGCACAGGAACCTCAAGGTGAGGCCGGCAACCAGGTTGAAGGGTCAGTTGGCAGCtagcctggggctggggtgggcagcACTTTGGGGCCATGGTCCAGCCTCTGAGGGTTTCATGGTGTCTTCATCTGCCCACCCGCATGCCATTCCCGGCTGGAGCAGCTGGAGAACCTGGTTTACTACAACCGACTGAAGAACTCAAAGATCGTCATCAGCGACTTTCACCTGGCTAAGCTAGAGAATGGCCTCATCAAGGAGCCCTGTGGGACCCCCGAATACCTGGGCAAGCAGGgagtggggcagggcagggtgggacACAGCCTTCAAGGACTGGCTCTGGGTAGTGGAGGAGGAAGTCCCCATCCCAGCAAATGGGTGTGGGTGGTACAAGGCCAGGCCAAGGCTGATACTGACCAGCAGATGGATCCTGTTTGCAGCCCCAGAGGTGGTAGGCCGGCAGCGGTATGGACGCCCTGTGGACTGCTGGGCCATTGGAGTCATCATGTACATCCTGTGAGTGGATAAGTGGGCAAACAGGCTGGCAGTGAGGTGGGATGAGGGTCTGCATCCATGGCCTTCCTGAATGACCCTGAGTGTGGGCCCCCATGCAGGCTTTCAGGGAATCCACCTTTCTATGAGGAGGTAGAGGAAGATGACTATGAGAACCACGACAAGAATCTCTTCCGCAAAATCCTGGCTGGCGATTATGAGTTTGACTCTCCATACTGGGATGACATTTCACAGGCAGGTGAGGAGGTACCCAGCATGAGAGCAGAGTAAAGGGCTGGTGTGGGGGACTGCTGTCAACCTTCTCTGCTGGACTCTGATCCCATCCCCGAGCCCATTCATCACCTCTAGACTATGAGAGGGGTGCCCATGCCTAGACTCTCCCTGGCTTTCTCCCAGCCAAAGACCTGGTCACAAGGCTGATGGAGGTGGAGC includes the following:
- the CAMKV gene encoding caM kinase-like vesicle-associated protein gives rise to the protein MPFGCVTLGDKKNYNQPSEVTDRYDLGQVIKTEEFCEIFRAKDKTTGKLHTCKKFQKRDGRKVRKAAKNEIGILKMVKHPNILQLVDVFVTRKEYFIFLELATGREVFDWILDQGYYSERDTSNVVRQVLEAVAYLHSLKIVHRNLKLENLVYYNRLKNSKIVISDFHLAKLENGLIKEPCGTPEYLAPEVVGRQRYGRPVDCWAIGVIMYILLSGNPPFYEEVEEDDYENHDKNLFRKILAGDYEFDSPYWDDISQAAKDLVTRLMEVEQDQRITAEEAISHEWISGNAASDKNIKDGVCAQIEKNFARAKWKKAVRVTTLMKRLRAPEQSGTAAAQSAPGTDTATPGAAGGATAASAAASALGGSATPATAGDATKSENVAPADRSATPATDGSTTPATDGSVTPATDGSITPATDGSVTPATDRSVTPATDGRATPGVEESTVPTTQSSATPAAKAVATPEPALTQPDSTAPGGATGQAPPSSKGEEAAGCAQESRRVETS